The proteins below come from a single bacterium genomic window:
- a CDS encoding 2Fe-2S iron-sulfur cluster binding domain-containing protein codes for MPIVTFERENKTVTCSAGMNLRKLAAAHGVQLYVSPWTWLNCRGNGLCAKCEVEIPAAENLGARSNMESIQLKGKPPIRRLACQVTVHGNMTVRSHPRP; via the coding sequence GTGCCCATCGTGACTTTTGAGCGCGAGAACAAAACAGTGACCTGCAGCGCCGGAATGAATCTGCGCAAGCTCGCCGCCGCCCACGGCGTCCAGCTCTACGTCAGTCCATGGACCTGGCTCAATTGCCGCGGCAACGGGCTGTGCGCCAAGTGCGAGGTGGAGATCCCCGCGGCCGAGAATCTGGGCGCGCGCAGCAACATGGAATCGATCCAGTTGAAAGGCAAACCCCCCATCCGCCGCCTCGCCTGCCAGGTGACCGTCCATGGGAATATGACCGTCCGCAGTCATCCGCGCCCTTGA